In Saimiri boliviensis isolate mSaiBol1 chromosome 12, mSaiBol1.pri, whole genome shotgun sequence, one genomic interval encodes:
- the CIITA gene encoding MHC class II transactivator isoform X9 — MELGPLEGSSYLELLNSNADPLHLYQLHDPMDLAGEEETELHSETDMDTINCDQFSRLWRDMEGDEETREAYASIAELDQYVFQDSQLEDPNKDIFIEHIGPDEVSESMETPAEVGLKKSQKRPFPEELPADLKHWKPAEPPTVVTGSFLMGPVSDSSTLPCLLPPALFNQEPASGQTHLEETYQTPMPSSSSSLSCLNLPEGPVQFIPTLSTLPQGFWQISGAGTGGSSIFIYHSEVPQASQPPSPSGLTVHGLPTSPDRPGSTSPFAPSATDLPSMPEPALTSRANVTEHKTSPTQCQAAGEGSNKLPKWPESVEQFYRLLQDTYQTEPAGPDGILVEADLVRAKLVRSSSKSLERELATPDWAERQLAHGGLAGVLLAARERRRPRETQVIAVLGKAGQGKSYWAGAVSRAWACGRLPQYDFVFSVPCHCLNRPGDAYRLQDLLFSLGPRPLVADDEVFSHILKRPDRVLLILDAFEKLEAQDSFLHSTCGPAPSEPCSLRGLLAGLFQRKLLRGCTLLLTTRPRGRLTQSLSKADALFELSGFSMEQAQAYVMRYFECSGKTEQQARALALLRDRPFLLSHGHSPTLCQAVCQLSEALLELGGDAELPSTLTGLYVGLLGPAARDGPPGALAELAKLAWELGRRHQSTLREDHFPSAGVRTWALAKGLVQHPPGATASELAFCSFLLQCFLAATWLALSGEIKDKELPQYLALTPRKKRPYDNWLEGVPRFLVGLIFQPPTRCLGALVGPSAAALADRKQKVLAKYLKRLQPGTLRARQLLELLHCAHEAEEAGIWRHVVQELPARLSFLGTRLTPPDAHVLGKALEAAGRDFSLDLRSTGIDPSGLGSLVGLSCVTHFRAALSDTVALWESLRQRGETKLLQAAEEKFTIEPFKAKSLKDVEDLGKLVQTQRTRSSSEDTAGELPAVRDLKKLEFALGPISGPRAFPKLVRILMAFSSLQHLDLDALSENKIGDEGVSQLSATFPQLKSLETLNLSQNSITDVGACKLAEALPSLAASLLRLSLYNNCICDVGAESLARVLPDMVSLRVMDVQYNKFTAAGAQQLAASLRKCPHVETLAMWTPTIPFGVQEHLQQQDSRISLR; from the exons ATGGAGTTGGGACCCCTAGAAGGCAGCAGCTACCTGGAACTTCTCAACAGCAATGCTGACCCCCTGCACCTCTACCAGTTACATGACCCAATGGACCTGGCTGGAGAAGAAGAGACTGAGCTTCACTCAG AAACTGACATGGACACCATCAACTGTGACCAGTTCAGCCGGCTGTGGCGTGACATGGAAGGGGATGAAGAGACCAGGGAGGCTTATGCCAGCATCG CGGAACTGGACCAGTATGTGTTCCAGGACTCCCAGCTGGAGGACCcaaacaaagacattttca TAGAGCACATAGGACCAGATGAAGTCAGTGAGAGTATGGAGACGCCGGCAGAAGTTGGGctgaaaaaaagtcagaaaagac CCTTCCCAGAGGAGCTTCCTGCAGACCTGAAGCACTGGAAGCCAG CTGAGCCCCCCACTGTAGTGACTGGCAGTTTTCTCATGGGGCCAGTAAGTGACTCCtccaccctgccctgcctgctACCGCCTGCTCTGTTCAACCAGGAGCCAGCCTCCGGCCAGACTCACCTGGAAGAAACCTACCAGACACCCA TGCCTTCCTCCAGTTCCTCGCTGAGCTGCCTGAATCTCCCCGAGGGACCTGTCCAGTTCATCCCCACCCTCTCCACTCTGCCCCAGGGGTTCTGGCAAATCTCTGGGGCTGGGACAGGAGGCTCCAGTATATTCATCTACCACA GTGAGGTGCCCCAGGCCAGTCAACCACCTTCTCCCAGTGGACTCACTGTCCACGGCCTCCCGACATCCCCAGACCGGCCAGGCTCCACCAGCCCCTTCGCTCCATCAGCCACTGACCTGCCCAGCATGCCTGAACCTGCCCTGACCTCCCGAGCAAATGTGACAG AGCACAAGACGTCCCCCACCCAGTGCCAGGCAGCTGGAGAGGGCTCTAACAAACTTCCAAAATGGCCTG AGTCAGTGGAGCAGTTCTACCGCTTGCTGCAAGACACATATCAGACTGAACCAGCAGGCCCGGATGGCATCCTGGTGGAGGCGGATCTGGTGCGTGCCAAGCTGGTGAGGAGCAGCAGCAAGAGCCTGGAGCGGGAACTTGCCACGCCAGACTGGGCAGAGCGGCAGCTGGCCCACGGAGGCCTGGCTGGGGTGCTGCTGGCTGCCAGGGAGCGCCGGCGGCCGCGTGAGACACAAGTGATTGCCGTGCTGGGCAAAGCTGGTCAGGGCAAGAGCTATTGGGCTGGGGCAGTGAGCCGTGCCTGGGCTTGTGGCCGGCTTCCCCAGTACGACTTCGTCTTCTCTGTCCCCTGCCACTGTTTGAACCGTCCCGGCGATGCCTACCGCCTGCAGGATCTGCTCTTCTCCCTGGGTCCACGGCCACTCGTGGCAGACGACGAGGTCTTCAGCCACATCTTGAAGAGGCCTGACCGCGTGCTGCTCATCCTAGACGCCTTCGAGAAGCTGGAAGCTCAAGACAGCTTCCTGCACAGCACGTGCGGACCGGCGCCCTCAGAGCCCTGCTCCCTGCGAGGGCTGCTGGCTGGCCTTTTCCAGAGGAAGCTGCTCCGAGGCTGCACCCTCCTCCTCACCACCCGGCCCCGGGGCCGCCTGACCCAGAGCCTGAGCAAGGCCGATGCCCTGTTTGAGCTCTCCGGCTTCTCCATGGAGCAGGCCCAGGCCTATGTGATGCGCTACTTTGAGTGTTCGGGGAAGACCGAGCAGCAAGCCAGAGCCCTGGCACTCCTCCGGGACCGGCCATTTCTCCTCAGTCATGGCCACAgccctactttgtgccaggcagtgtgccaGCTCTCAGAGGCACTGCTGGAGCTGGGTGGGGACGCCGAGCTGCCCTCCACGCTCACGGGACTCTATGTCGGCCTGCTGGGCCCTGCAGCCCGCGACGGTCCCCCGGGGGCCCTGGCAGAGCTGGCCAAGCTGGCCTGGGAGCTGGGCCGCAGACACCAAAGCACCCTACGGGAGGACCACTTCCCATCCGCAGGCGTGAGGACCTGGGCACTGGCCAAAGGCTTAGTGCAGCACCCGCCGGGGGCCACAGCGTCTGAGCTGgccttctgcagcttcctcctgCAGTGCTTCCTGGCGGCCACGTGGCTGGCTCTGAGCGGCGAAATCAAGGACAAGGAGCTCCCGCAGTATCTGGCGTTGACCCCCAGGAAGAAGAGGCCTTATGACAACTGGCTGGAGGGCGTGCCACGCTTTCTGGTGGGGCTGATCTTCCAGCCTCCCACCCGCTGCCTGGGAGCCCTGGTGGGGCCATCGGCGGCTGCCTTGGCGGACAGGAAGCAGAAAGTGCTTGCGAAGTACCTGAAGCGGCTGCAGCCGGGGACCCTGCGGGCTCGTCAGCTGCTGGAGCTGCTGCACTGCGCCCACGAGGCCGAGGAGGCTGGGATTTGGCGGCACGTGGTGCAGGAGCTCCCCGCCCGCCTCTCGTTCCTGGGCACCCGGCTCACACCTCCCGACGCACATGTATTGGGCAAGGCCTTGGAGGCGGCGGGCCGAGACTTCTCCCTGGATCTCCGCAGCACTGGCATTGACCCCTCGGGACTGGGGAGCCTCGTGGGACTCAGCTGCGTCACTCATTTCAG GGCTGCCTTGAGTGACACAGTGGCGCTGTGGGAGTCCCTGCGGCAGCGTGGGGAGACCAAGCTACTTCAGGCAGCAGAAGAGAAGTTCACCATCGAGCCTTTCAAAGCCAAGTCCCTGAAGGATGTGGAAGACCTGGGAAAGCTCGTGCAGACTCAGAG GACGAGAAGTTCCTCAGAAGACACAGCTGGGGAACTCCCTGCTGTTCGGGATCTAAAGAAACTGGAGTTTGC GCTGGGCCCCATCTCAGGCCCCCGGGCTTTCCCCAAACTGGTGCGGATCCTCATGGCCTTTTCCTCCCTGCAGCATCTGGA CCTGGACGCGCTGAGTGAAAACAAGATCGGGGACGAGGGAGTCTCCCAGCTCTCAGCCACCTTCCCCCAGCTGAAGTCCCTGGAAACCCTCAA
- the CIITA gene encoding MHC class II transactivator isoform X13 — protein sequence MNHFQAILSQVRTLLSSHRPSLVQALLDSLLTEELLSREYHCTLLHEPDSETLARKISLTLLEKGDPDLVLQGWAWSGLQPPAAEKGPGHRDHGGSTQCATMELGPLEGSSYLELLNSNADPLHLYQLHDPMDLAGEEETELHSETDMDTINCDQFSRLWRDMEGDEETREAYASIAELDQYVFQDSQLEDPNKDIFIEHIGPDEVSESMETPAEVGLKKSQKRPFPEELPADLKHWKPAEPPTVVTGSFLMGPVSDSSTLPCLLPPALFNQEPASGQTHLEETYQTPMPSSSSSLSCLNLPEGPVQFIPTLSTLPQGFWQISGAGTGGSSIFIYHSEVPQASQPPSPSGLTVHGLPTSPDRPGSTSPFAPSATDLPSMPEPALTSRANVTEHKTSPTQCQAAGEGSNKLPKWPESVEQFYRLLQDTYQTEPAGPDGILVEADLVRAKLVRSSSKSLERELATPDWAERQLAHGGLAGVLLAARERRRPRETQVIAVLGKAGQGKSYWAGAVSRAWACGRLPQYDFVFSVPCHCLNRPGDAYRLQDLLFSLGPRPLVADDEVFSHILKRPDRVLLILDAFEKLEAQDSFLHSTCGPAPSEPCSLRGLLAGLFQRKLLRGCTLLLTTRPRGRLTQSLSKADALFELSGFSMEQAQAYVMRYFECSGKTEQQARALALLRDRPFLLSHGHSPTLCQAVCQLSEALLELGGDAELPSTLTGLYVGLLGPAARDGPPGALAELAKLAWELGRRHQSTLREDHFPSAGVRTWALAKGLVQHPPGATASELAFCSFLLQCFLAATWLALSGEIKDKELPQYLALTPRKKRPYDNWLEGVPRFLVGLIFQPPTRCLGALVGPSAAALADRKQKVLAKYLKRLQPGTLRARQLLELLHCAHEAEEAGIWRHVVQELPARLSFLGTRLTPPDAHVLGKALEAAGRDFSLDLRSTGIDPSGLGSLVGLSCVTHFRWGQGPGEGARCVGH from the exons GCAGCACACAGTGTGCCACCATGGAGTTGGGACCCCTAGAAGGCAGCAGCTACCTGGAACTTCTCAACAGCAATGCTGACCCCCTGCACCTCTACCAGTTACATGACCCAATGGACCTGGCTGGAGAAGAAGAGACTGAGCTTCACTCAG AAACTGACATGGACACCATCAACTGTGACCAGTTCAGCCGGCTGTGGCGTGACATGGAAGGGGATGAAGAGACCAGGGAGGCTTATGCCAGCATCG CGGAACTGGACCAGTATGTGTTCCAGGACTCCCAGCTGGAGGACCcaaacaaagacattttca TAGAGCACATAGGACCAGATGAAGTCAGTGAGAGTATGGAGACGCCGGCAGAAGTTGGGctgaaaaaaagtcagaaaagac CCTTCCCAGAGGAGCTTCCTGCAGACCTGAAGCACTGGAAGCCAG CTGAGCCCCCCACTGTAGTGACTGGCAGTTTTCTCATGGGGCCAGTAAGTGACTCCtccaccctgccctgcctgctACCGCCTGCTCTGTTCAACCAGGAGCCAGCCTCCGGCCAGACTCACCTGGAAGAAACCTACCAGACACCCA TGCCTTCCTCCAGTTCCTCGCTGAGCTGCCTGAATCTCCCCGAGGGACCTGTCCAGTTCATCCCCACCCTCTCCACTCTGCCCCAGGGGTTCTGGCAAATCTCTGGGGCTGGGACAGGAGGCTCCAGTATATTCATCTACCACA GTGAGGTGCCCCAGGCCAGTCAACCACCTTCTCCCAGTGGACTCACTGTCCACGGCCTCCCGACATCCCCAGACCGGCCAGGCTCCACCAGCCCCTTCGCTCCATCAGCCACTGACCTGCCCAGCATGCCTGAACCTGCCCTGACCTCCCGAGCAAATGTGACAG AGCACAAGACGTCCCCCACCCAGTGCCAGGCAGCTGGAGAGGGCTCTAACAAACTTCCAAAATGGCCTG AGTCAGTGGAGCAGTTCTACCGCTTGCTGCAAGACACATATCAGACTGAACCAGCAGGCCCGGATGGCATCCTGGTGGAGGCGGATCTGGTGCGTGCCAAGCTGGTGAGGAGCAGCAGCAAGAGCCTGGAGCGGGAACTTGCCACGCCAGACTGGGCAGAGCGGCAGCTGGCCCACGGAGGCCTGGCTGGGGTGCTGCTGGCTGCCAGGGAGCGCCGGCGGCCGCGTGAGACACAAGTGATTGCCGTGCTGGGCAAAGCTGGTCAGGGCAAGAGCTATTGGGCTGGGGCAGTGAGCCGTGCCTGGGCTTGTGGCCGGCTTCCCCAGTACGACTTCGTCTTCTCTGTCCCCTGCCACTGTTTGAACCGTCCCGGCGATGCCTACCGCCTGCAGGATCTGCTCTTCTCCCTGGGTCCACGGCCACTCGTGGCAGACGACGAGGTCTTCAGCCACATCTTGAAGAGGCCTGACCGCGTGCTGCTCATCCTAGACGCCTTCGAGAAGCTGGAAGCTCAAGACAGCTTCCTGCACAGCACGTGCGGACCGGCGCCCTCAGAGCCCTGCTCCCTGCGAGGGCTGCTGGCTGGCCTTTTCCAGAGGAAGCTGCTCCGAGGCTGCACCCTCCTCCTCACCACCCGGCCCCGGGGCCGCCTGACCCAGAGCCTGAGCAAGGCCGATGCCCTGTTTGAGCTCTCCGGCTTCTCCATGGAGCAGGCCCAGGCCTATGTGATGCGCTACTTTGAGTGTTCGGGGAAGACCGAGCAGCAAGCCAGAGCCCTGGCACTCCTCCGGGACCGGCCATTTCTCCTCAGTCATGGCCACAgccctactttgtgccaggcagtgtgccaGCTCTCAGAGGCACTGCTGGAGCTGGGTGGGGACGCCGAGCTGCCCTCCACGCTCACGGGACTCTATGTCGGCCTGCTGGGCCCTGCAGCCCGCGACGGTCCCCCGGGGGCCCTGGCAGAGCTGGCCAAGCTGGCCTGGGAGCTGGGCCGCAGACACCAAAGCACCCTACGGGAGGACCACTTCCCATCCGCAGGCGTGAGGACCTGGGCACTGGCCAAAGGCTTAGTGCAGCACCCGCCGGGGGCCACAGCGTCTGAGCTGgccttctgcagcttcctcctgCAGTGCTTCCTGGCGGCCACGTGGCTGGCTCTGAGCGGCGAAATCAAGGACAAGGAGCTCCCGCAGTATCTGGCGTTGACCCCCAGGAAGAAGAGGCCTTATGACAACTGGCTGGAGGGCGTGCCACGCTTTCTGGTGGGGCTGATCTTCCAGCCTCCCACCCGCTGCCTGGGAGCCCTGGTGGGGCCATCGGCGGCTGCCTTGGCGGACAGGAAGCAGAAAGTGCTTGCGAAGTACCTGAAGCGGCTGCAGCCGGGGACCCTGCGGGCTCGTCAGCTGCTGGAGCTGCTGCACTGCGCCCACGAGGCCGAGGAGGCTGGGATTTGGCGGCACGTGGTGCAGGAGCTCCCCGCCCGCCTCTCGTTCCTGGGCACCCGGCTCACACCTCCCGACGCACATGTATTGGGCAAGGCCTTGGAGGCGGCGGGCCGAGACTTCTCCCTGGATCTCCGCAGCACTGGCATTGACCCCTCGGGACTGGGGAGCCTCGTGGGACTCAGCTGCGTCACTCATTTCAGGTGGGGCCAGGGGCCAGGAGAAGGGGCACGGTGTGTTGGCCATTAA
- the CIITA gene encoding MHC class II transactivator isoform X10, whose protein sequence is MLTPCTSTSYMTQWTWLEKKRLSFTQPSSQKFPASSKGLFLPETDMDTINCDQFSRLWRDMEGDEETREAYASIAELDQYVFQDSQLEDPNKDIFIEHIGPDEVSESMETPAEVGLKKSQKRPFPEELPADLKHWKPAEPPTVVTGSFLMGPVSDSSTLPCLLPPALFNQEPASGQTHLEETYQTPMPSSSSSLSCLNLPEGPVQFIPTLSTLPQGFWQISGAGTGGSSIFIYHSEVPQASQPPSPSGLTVHGLPTSPDRPGSTSPFAPSATDLPSMPEPALTSRANVTEHKTSPTQCQAAGEGSNKLPKWPESVEQFYRLLQDTYQTEPAGPDGILVEADLVRAKLVRSSSKSLERELATPDWAERQLAHGGLAGVLLAARERRRPRETQVIAVLGKAGQGKSYWAGAVSRAWACGRLPQYDFVFSVPCHCLNRPGDAYRLQDLLFSLGPRPLVADDEVFSHILKRPDRVLLILDAFEKLEAQDSFLHSTCGPAPSEPCSLRGLLAGLFQRKLLRGCTLLLTTRPRGRLTQSLSKADALFELSGFSMEQAQAYVMRYFECSGKTEQQARALALLRDRPFLLSHGHSPTLCQAVCQLSEALLELGGDAELPSTLTGLYVGLLGPAARDGPPGALAELAKLAWELGRRHQSTLREDHFPSAGVRTWALAKGLVQHPPGATASELAFCSFLLQCFLAATWLALSGEIKDKELPQYLALTPRKKRPYDNWLEGVPRFLVGLIFQPPTRCLGALVGPSAAALADRKQKVLAKYLKRLQPGTLRARQLLELLHCAHEAEEAGIWRHVVQELPARLSFLGTRLTPPDAHVLGKALEAAGRDFSLDLRSTGIDPSGLGSLVGLSCVTHFRAALSDTVALWESLRQRGETKLLQAAEEKFTIEPFKAKSLKDVEDLGKLVQTQRTRSSSEDTAGELPAVRDLKKLEFALGPISGPRAFPKLVRILMAFSSLQHLDLDALSENKIGDEGVSQLSATFPQLKSLETLNLSQNSITDVGACKLAEALPSLAASLLRLSLYNNCICDVGAESLARVLPDMVSLRVMDVQYNKFTAAGAQQLAASLRKCPHVETLAMWTPTIPFGVQEHLQQQDSRISLR, encoded by the exons ATGCTGACCCCCTGCACCTCTACCAGTTACATGACCCAATGGACCTGGCTGGAGAAGAAGAGACTGAGCTTCACTCAG CCCTCTTCCCAGAAATTTCCTGCTTCATCCAAGGGACTTTTCCTCCCAGAAACTGACATGGACACCATCAACTGTGACCAGTTCAGCCGGCTGTGGCGTGACATGGAAGGGGATGAAGAGACCAGGGAGGCTTATGCCAGCATCG CGGAACTGGACCAGTATGTGTTCCAGGACTCCCAGCTGGAGGACCcaaacaaagacattttca TAGAGCACATAGGACCAGATGAAGTCAGTGAGAGTATGGAGACGCCGGCAGAAGTTGGGctgaaaaaaagtcagaaaagac CCTTCCCAGAGGAGCTTCCTGCAGACCTGAAGCACTGGAAGCCAG CTGAGCCCCCCACTGTAGTGACTGGCAGTTTTCTCATGGGGCCAGTAAGTGACTCCtccaccctgccctgcctgctACCGCCTGCTCTGTTCAACCAGGAGCCAGCCTCCGGCCAGACTCACCTGGAAGAAACCTACCAGACACCCA TGCCTTCCTCCAGTTCCTCGCTGAGCTGCCTGAATCTCCCCGAGGGACCTGTCCAGTTCATCCCCACCCTCTCCACTCTGCCCCAGGGGTTCTGGCAAATCTCTGGGGCTGGGACAGGAGGCTCCAGTATATTCATCTACCACA GTGAGGTGCCCCAGGCCAGTCAACCACCTTCTCCCAGTGGACTCACTGTCCACGGCCTCCCGACATCCCCAGACCGGCCAGGCTCCACCAGCCCCTTCGCTCCATCAGCCACTGACCTGCCCAGCATGCCTGAACCTGCCCTGACCTCCCGAGCAAATGTGACAG AGCACAAGACGTCCCCCACCCAGTGCCAGGCAGCTGGAGAGGGCTCTAACAAACTTCCAAAATGGCCTG AGTCAGTGGAGCAGTTCTACCGCTTGCTGCAAGACACATATCAGACTGAACCAGCAGGCCCGGATGGCATCCTGGTGGAGGCGGATCTGGTGCGTGCCAAGCTGGTGAGGAGCAGCAGCAAGAGCCTGGAGCGGGAACTTGCCACGCCAGACTGGGCAGAGCGGCAGCTGGCCCACGGAGGCCTGGCTGGGGTGCTGCTGGCTGCCAGGGAGCGCCGGCGGCCGCGTGAGACACAAGTGATTGCCGTGCTGGGCAAAGCTGGTCAGGGCAAGAGCTATTGGGCTGGGGCAGTGAGCCGTGCCTGGGCTTGTGGCCGGCTTCCCCAGTACGACTTCGTCTTCTCTGTCCCCTGCCACTGTTTGAACCGTCCCGGCGATGCCTACCGCCTGCAGGATCTGCTCTTCTCCCTGGGTCCACGGCCACTCGTGGCAGACGACGAGGTCTTCAGCCACATCTTGAAGAGGCCTGACCGCGTGCTGCTCATCCTAGACGCCTTCGAGAAGCTGGAAGCTCAAGACAGCTTCCTGCACAGCACGTGCGGACCGGCGCCCTCAGAGCCCTGCTCCCTGCGAGGGCTGCTGGCTGGCCTTTTCCAGAGGAAGCTGCTCCGAGGCTGCACCCTCCTCCTCACCACCCGGCCCCGGGGCCGCCTGACCCAGAGCCTGAGCAAGGCCGATGCCCTGTTTGAGCTCTCCGGCTTCTCCATGGAGCAGGCCCAGGCCTATGTGATGCGCTACTTTGAGTGTTCGGGGAAGACCGAGCAGCAAGCCAGAGCCCTGGCACTCCTCCGGGACCGGCCATTTCTCCTCAGTCATGGCCACAgccctactttgtgccaggcagtgtgccaGCTCTCAGAGGCACTGCTGGAGCTGGGTGGGGACGCCGAGCTGCCCTCCACGCTCACGGGACTCTATGTCGGCCTGCTGGGCCCTGCAGCCCGCGACGGTCCCCCGGGGGCCCTGGCAGAGCTGGCCAAGCTGGCCTGGGAGCTGGGCCGCAGACACCAAAGCACCCTACGGGAGGACCACTTCCCATCCGCAGGCGTGAGGACCTGGGCACTGGCCAAAGGCTTAGTGCAGCACCCGCCGGGGGCCACAGCGTCTGAGCTGgccttctgcagcttcctcctgCAGTGCTTCCTGGCGGCCACGTGGCTGGCTCTGAGCGGCGAAATCAAGGACAAGGAGCTCCCGCAGTATCTGGCGTTGACCCCCAGGAAGAAGAGGCCTTATGACAACTGGCTGGAGGGCGTGCCACGCTTTCTGGTGGGGCTGATCTTCCAGCCTCCCACCCGCTGCCTGGGAGCCCTGGTGGGGCCATCGGCGGCTGCCTTGGCGGACAGGAAGCAGAAAGTGCTTGCGAAGTACCTGAAGCGGCTGCAGCCGGGGACCCTGCGGGCTCGTCAGCTGCTGGAGCTGCTGCACTGCGCCCACGAGGCCGAGGAGGCTGGGATTTGGCGGCACGTGGTGCAGGAGCTCCCCGCCCGCCTCTCGTTCCTGGGCACCCGGCTCACACCTCCCGACGCACATGTATTGGGCAAGGCCTTGGAGGCGGCGGGCCGAGACTTCTCCCTGGATCTCCGCAGCACTGGCATTGACCCCTCGGGACTGGGGAGCCTCGTGGGACTCAGCTGCGTCACTCATTTCAG GGCTGCCTTGAGTGACACAGTGGCGCTGTGGGAGTCCCTGCGGCAGCGTGGGGAGACCAAGCTACTTCAGGCAGCAGAAGAGAAGTTCACCATCGAGCCTTTCAAAGCCAAGTCCCTGAAGGATGTGGAAGACCTGGGAAAGCTCGTGCAGACTCAGAG GACGAGAAGTTCCTCAGAAGACACAGCTGGGGAACTCCCTGCTGTTCGGGATCTAAAGAAACTGGAGTTTGC GCTGGGCCCCATCTCAGGCCCCCGGGCTTTCCCCAAACTGGTGCGGATCCTCATGGCCTTTTCCTCCCTGCAGCATCTGGA CCTGGACGCGCTGAGTGAAAACAAGATCGGGGACGAGGGAGTCTCCCAGCTCTCAGCCACCTTCCCCCAGCTGAAGTCCCTGGAAACCCTCAA